The uncultured Trichococcus sp. DNA segment GTGGGGACAAACAGCTTGTCAACAATAAGCAGATCGGGCAGGCTTTATCTGTATCTGCCGCTTCCGTGACCGAAATGTCAGTCAAACTGCTCAAGGATGGCCTGATCAGCCACATCCCGTACCAAGGGGTGCAAATCACCGAAAAAGGCCAATTGATCGCAAACAAGCTGATCCGGAAACATCGACTTTGGGAAGTGTTCCTCTCGGAAAAATTGGATTTCAACTGGGATGAAGTACATGATGAAGCGGAACTGTTGGAGCATGTCTCATCGGATCGGTTGATCGACAGTTTGGATGCCTATCTAGGTTTTCCTAAATATGATCCGCATGGGGGCGTGATACCCGACAAAGAGGGCCGGATCGAAGTTTATGAGAGTAAACCTCTGATTGAACTGGAAGCGGGCAGCCGCTTCATCATCAGGGAAGTTGATGACAATCAGGAATTTCTGGCGTATCTGCTCAACAAGGACGTAAAGTTAAGCGTGCCGTATCTGCTGACAAACGTGGAGCCGTACGAAGGCCCGTATACTTTTGAGGCGCAGAATCACCAGACTTACCAAATCAGCTTCAAAGCGGCAAGCAAAATTTATGTGCAATGAATCAGTTTAGAACGAGGAGAACAGTATGCAGATTGGGATCTTGACCTTTAAGGAACCCGAAAATGATAAAAGCAGAAAGATTATCCACTTGGATATGGATGCCTTCTATGCTTCAATCGAGGAAAGGGATCATCCGGAACATCGCGGCAAACCGATCGTCATCGCGAATCATCCGAGAGATACCGGCCGCAAAGGGGTTGTGACCACAGCCAATTATGCCGCCAGGGAATTCGGCATCCATTCGGCGATGAGTGCGCAGAAGGCGTTTGAACTCTGCCCCGAAGCCATCTTTATTCCTCCGCGAATGAGCCATTACAAAATCGTTTCCCGACAGATCAGGGGAATATTCGCGCGCTACACCGATTTGACAGAACCTTTGTCGTTGGATGAAGCTTATCTGGATGTCACCAAGAATAAGCAGAATCTGTCGAGTGCGACAATGATTGCCCGAAGAATCCAGCGAGAAGTCTGGCAGCAAACGGGCCTGACCTGCTCGGCCGGGGTTTCCTACAATAAGTTCATCGCAAAAATTGCTTCCGACTTCCGGAAACCGGCGGGTATGACTGTGATTGCACCAAACGATGCCGCCCAATTTTTGCTGGGGCTGCCTATCGAAAAGTTTTATGGCGTGGGCAAGAAGACCGTCGAGAAGATGAAGCTGTTGGGCATCCATTCCGGAGAGGATCTCTATCTGTTTGATCAAAGTGAATTGATTTCGCAATTCGGCAAGCATGGATATATCCTTTATCAACGGGTCAGAGGCATCGACAACAGAACTGTTGAGCCCGAAAGGGAAAGGAAATCGGTCGGAAAGGAACACACCTTTACACGGTTCCTGACCGATGAGGAACAGGTCAGAGTGGAACTGAAACAAATCGCTTTGGCTGTCCAAGGAGCGCTTCATACCAGTAAGCTGCATGGGCGGTCGCTTGTGTTGAAAATCCGCTACGCCGATTTCGATACAATAACCAGAAGAAAGACCCGTATCGAACATTTTTCCCAAACGGA contains these protein-coding regions:
- the dinB gene encoding DNA polymerase IV, which encodes MQIGILTFKEPENDKSRKIIHLDMDAFYASIEERDHPEHRGKPIVIANHPRDTGRKGVVTTANYAAREFGIHSAMSAQKAFELCPEAIFIPPRMSHYKIVSRQIRGIFARYTDLTEPLSLDEAYLDVTKNKQNLSSATMIARRIQREVWQQTGLTCSAGVSYNKFIAKIASDFRKPAGMTVIAPNDAAQFLLGLPIEKFYGVGKKTVEKMKLLGIHSGEDLYLFDQSELISQFGKHGYILYQRVRGIDNRTVEPERERKSVGKEHTFTRFLTDEEQVRVELKQIALAVQGALHTSKLHGRSLVLKIRYADFDTITRRKTRIEHFSQTEDIFRHAWELWLDNGTIERHVRLLGITVTQLDPIHYENIQLPLWDTKHL
- a CDS encoding metal-dependent transcriptional regulator yields the protein MTPHKEDYLKVIMELGGDKQLVNNKQIGQALSVSAASVTEMSVKLLKDGLISHIPYQGVQITEKGQLIANKLIRKHRLWEVFLSEKLDFNWDEVHDEAELLEHVSSDRLIDSLDAYLGFPKYDPHGGVIPDKEGRIEVYESKPLIELEAGSRFIIREVDDNQEFLAYLLNKDVKLSVPYLLTNVEPYEGPYTFEAQNHQTYQISFKAASKIYVQ